The Candidatus Cloacimonadota bacterium sequence AGGTTGCTTATATAAAATTGGGTTGGGCTCTCGGGCAAACTGATGATTTGGACGAAGTGAAAAAAATCATGCTAACTCCCATTTCCGATGAAATTACAAAAGGAGAACCTTACAACGGTTATTTAATTTTTCAGGGAGGCATCCCGGAAGTTGAAGAATTTATCAAAAATGTGCATAAATAAATTGAAAATTTGAGAACTAACCTTGCGAATGGTCGCTTCTGACCTTCGCAATGGTTGCATACAGTCTAACTCAAAATCGCACCATTACGGAGGTTGCGGATAACAAACCCCGTGGAAAAAACCATCCGTAAGGTGCTTGAGAAGGGAGCAACATGTCTAAAATGATCGCCTATTGTGGTATTGTTTGCACGGAATGCCCAGCATATATTGCCACAAAAAACAATGATGAGGATTTGAGAAAAAAAACCGCTACGGAATGGTCGAAAACTTATGGTGCGGAAATTAAACCAGAAAATATTTATTGTGATGGTTGTCTGCAAGATGAAGGGCATCTGATAGGGCATTGTGCCGAATGTGAAATTCGGGCATGTGGCAAAGAGAAAAAGGTTGAAAACTGCGCCTACTGCGATGATTTTGCCTGTGAAAAACTGGAAAAATTTTTTGAATTCGTTCCCACTGCCAAAAAGGTTCTGGAAAATATTCGGAACAAATAATTGGTGACCAGTTTTAAATTTAAACCTTGCGAATGGTCGCTTTTGACCTTCGCAATGGTTGAATGCAGTCCAACCCAAAATTGCACCATTACGGAGGTTGCGGATAACAAACCCCGTGGAAAAAACCATCCGTAA is a genomic window containing:
- a CDS encoding DUF3795 domain-containing protein, with translation MSKMIAYCGIVCTECPAYIATKNNDEDLRKKTATEWSKTYGAEIKPENIYCDGCLQDEGHLIGHCAECEIRACGKEKKVENCAYCDDFACEKLEKFFEFVPTAKKVLENIRNK